gtgtccaTTCAATCCATCCTACTAGCCATAAAGTGGACttttttgtaataatattttgataaagtttttgaacattttattattagttttttcttttgatttctttggattttttctACCAAACATTAGGGCAGGCAACcgaacaataaaaaattataaaatatatcattaaaatattattttaaaaattcatgtCAGCACCGACCGCACAAGTTTGAGCAAttgacaaatacaaaaggtttaggactaaaattgcaaataaaaaaaaaattaagacgaAGACCAACTTgcacaattaaaataaatttaagattcttttggtaattctcctccACTAAGATGTCAATTATCGTTTCAAGTGAGATAAATTTCTCGTCCTAACCATTTTCCAGGCTTCAACAGAAGAAACTAACAATCACTGGAACCTTGCACAAGAAACACTATCCTCATAGAATTTGGTTCACATATTCCTCTTTTTaaatctttcttcctttctttgtttcGATGTTGTATATATCTTTCTCAATTAACATGTTGGCTATTCTTTCTATTCAAGATTTTAGCTGATGTCACTAACAGAAGATATCATAACAGTTGCAGATCGATTGACATGGTCTAGTTTAAATATAATATTTGCACAAAATGTAGTCCTGCTGAAATTTGCCTTGATAGCCATAAGAAGATGCGACCATCAATTCATCATCTGTTAAATCATACTTCCTAGAACGCAACATGACTTTTAAGCGTTAGGCCTTTTCATGCTAGAACTCAATGAGACACAACTATAACTCAAAAATATGATAAAGACTTGGAATCACACTTGGCAACTTATAGTGCACTGACTATTCATTAATTTCAGACTTCTGCTGCCTGTCAATTTTTCAGACTATGTACACCAGCTCCAACCAAGCCAAAGGACGATATTACAAAAAAGAACCAAGTGATCACTTTAATTGTGGGATGATCGGACAAAGTCTACCATTGAGAAAAAAACCATAACCATAACCCAAAGCAGCGTACTGCTTGAACTTTATACCAGATGGATGCAACATCTGCTCAGGGCCTGAATCTCACAGCAGAAAACCAAGTATAATGAGGGAATCACAGTAAGTATAGCATTGAAATAGCTGTTGATTGCTTATACAACCGTATGTTTTCTCATATTTGAACATGATATGTGTAAACTATGAGCAGTGAATATCTAAAATAAGAGTGAAGTATCAAGTCAAAGCCACTGAACCCATCACTATATTTTCAGAGAAGATGTTTCACACCCATTGTTATCACTAGTATCAACTAGCACAAAAAATTATGTGAAATTCTTACCCCACATTCTCCAAACACTCGACAGCCTGTTTGACAGCataaatcatcattttcttaatctGCATCCCAAACAAATATTTTATCAGAATAGAAGTGTTACACTTCCAACAAAAAACTTTGAATGTTTAATTTACAACTCTAGGAAGTAATGCATGTTGAGAAGGCATTCTGACAGTAAAATTTTCCTATGTGCGCAGCTGGCTTTAAATTAAATTCTCGCGTGTTAACATAGAAAGGTATCTTTTGCTATGCCAGCTAAGAGTCTTGTCAATAAGCAAACTGCAAATTCACCACGATTCCATCCAAAGTAGAGAAACCACGCAGTTAATTTACTGATGACAGTCTGTAAACATCAAATGTTGACATGCGGAAGAGATTGCAATAATAGACAAAAAGACGATACTGTCTCAATAGGGATCTCAAccaaatttgacaaaaaactaaaagagaaaCAGACTTCTCTAAATATGAGATTCAATCAACAATTATGTTAATGTCGATGCACAACCTCATCGTGCAAGTAGAAGTAACAAGCCTCCAACTTGTCCTCTTTGGCTCGATGGTTTTTGGGAAGTAAACGAAATTCCTCTGTTAAGCGGATGCCGTCACCAACATTTTCAGCAGAAACAAAGTCAAGTGCAACCTTGATACACGActgcaaaaaaagaagagcagCGTAAGACATACTGGAAAACTAAGATATCAATGCACTAGAGTAGCCAAACCATTTAGGCAGAGAGCATTTCATTCTCCACTTTTCAAAGTAAGTCAAACACAGTGTTGTATCACCCAGGGagcttttttatatttcttagctattatttatttcaaattttcgatAAATTCTGATTCAGCTAGTGTTCATCCTCCAGCTGATCagctttttctttaaaattggTTAATGAGGAAGCATCACTCGTATTATCAAATATCCTACGTGCAGTAACAGTGGAGATAATAAAACAGATTACTAATTGCGTCTACAAAATTTGTATAGGATTAACAAACAACTTACATAAATCATTACAACGTCACATGTGACATTCTGATCAAACTATACAAATAATCCGATTCATAAGGTTGTTCTTTATGCAATCTACGAAAAAGGCTCTGCTTTATTTCAGACATGCATCAGATAGTAAAAATAATCAACCTCAATGAATGTAAAGAAGCAATGTGACAATTATCAAAAGGTGTGGTTTTAACCTCAAAAGTGAGGTCATCTCTTGATTGGCACAAAATGTGACATCTCTTAGCTGAATGGGTATTTGCTTTAGTGCCAATTAGCAGTGAGTATTGTAATCATCTCACCTCCCAGTCCACGATTGATCAAGTTTTCTGAGAAGAAATTCATGTTTCATGGGATATTTGCTGAGAAGCAATTCATCGAAGTCTACTTTATTTCACAAGCAGAGCACaccttccaaaagatcaaggatCAACAGTCTAACAATAAAATTGTCCACCTTCACATTCCGGACTTGATGAGGACAGCCAGCAGGAATGAAGACAGCATCACCAAGCTTCTGCACAAATGTCCAGGGTTCTATTCCTAAACACAGAAACATGAAAGTCAATAAGCAAAAAGTAGAATAATTAATGTGCAGACTTCGTGGACATACTGTAATAGACTAACCAAATTCCTCCTTTAGCTTCCTTAGGTGCTCCCTAGACAAATAAAAGGTTTGATCATGTATTGGATGCGTAACCTACACCGAGCAAATATGGATATTATTTTGCAAGTCAGGAAACAATTGCATAGCAGcacaaagaacaaaaataaattgaacttCTCCTGAATCAGTCAAAAGCTGATATTATGGTTTCATTTGATAAGCTACATAGCCACCACAAGTCATGCAATCAGCCTGTAGTACTGATTAGTCACAGACTTTGAAGCACACCACTTGGACCTATCAACCAGCATGATTTATCGATCTCTCTATCAGGACCGGATTAGACTTATCACCAAAGCTTTGGTGTGGCGGAAGATCCATCTATGACACTATCCCTCGCACAGAGAATTCTCCATGCACTAAAAGCTAGTGATAATCAAACAGAACCTAAGCACCATTTAAAGCCCTTCACTAAAGGAATGAAATGTAAAACATTCTATCTCTAGAAGAtataggaaaaacaaaataacgGCCTTATATCTTTCTATGAAAGTTACCATACATCAGAGCTCCAAGTCCATAAGGCCGTCTTAGCTGGGCAATTACCTGAGGCATAGGACAACAATGAGTGTGCCTGAATTCCCTGAAGTGTTTTTTTAGATAAACCTGCAGCTTAGGAACATCCTCTCTCCTGAAAATATCCCAGATCGCACCTCCCTCAGCTGCATCCAATACATTTCCAGAAGTTCTTGAAGTTCCATAAGTCCCATTCATATCTTTTGGACTGGCTTCTCCTTCTCCAGTCTTAACCATATTTGCTGCACTTAAAGGAATTCTCCCCTCCAATGTGACATGACCATTAGTGTCACATCGTTCATCTGCCCTGCATACAAGATTGTTGCTGTATGTGGTATTGTCAATTGTTTTCTTAAGATCCTGACAAACTTCAATACTGTCTCTTTGATCTTGCTTTCGATGTTTTTGTTTCAACTCGTCTATCCATTTCATCTGTTCCCTTGTATATCTCACCTCTGCAGTATGTGTAAGCACATTGACCTGAAACAGTTGTACAGCCAAACGTCAGGACAAGAATCAGTTCCATCCAAATCCCTACATGCACCAGTCAGTTTGATAATTTACAATCAATCAATAAATGTCTCTTGTTGCGAATTTGTGAGAAAGGGAGATGCTTTGAACGCTTATAGCTGCGGCAGATACCTATCTTCAGCAATATTTCTCATTCCAAACCATTGCAACCATATAATGGCAGTCATTTTTAATACAAAAGACTGAATAACATGATGACAGGATATGTTCCAGATCACAAGTTGCCACTTCACCAACACATGCAACTATCCTTCTGAGTTTCAGATCATGTCCAACTTTACATGTCAAATCAAGCTCAATGCTAACGAAAAAAGACTGATTTCTGAATCTTCCTAGAAAATTCTAGCTGGGATGATTAGAAAAAGCAGGTCTCATTTACTCTCCTCAGGTTCATAAGCAACTCCCGACTGAAGATAGACTATTAGAAAGTTAATAAGAAGCACAGATACCTACTGATGTTACAGGCAACAGCTTGTGTGACAAAAAATCTGACGTATAGGGGCACCAGCAGTCGATAACCGAAAGTCATATCCCCATGCTTTGAAAACAAATTGCTCATTATGAAGTATGAAACAACCAAATTATGAATTTAAAGATCTCCTGAATTTCAAGTCAAAAACGGCAAAGAGAGTAATATGAtaaacagaagaaagaaaagtataTCCAATCAATCACACATGCTCTTAAGAACAAGTACGCCTAACAATGTCATAAAGGCAGTAGATCTGGAAAACAATAGGATGATTTCCAACATAAACAACTGACAAAGAAACCTCGAGCCAGGGTACGAATTTCACATTCCAGAACAAATTTTGCCTACTGTGTCTCTCATTTGAAAAGTATATTTTGCTTACATTAACTCATACTTCAAATGGGCAATCCTGGACAAATGAATTGGAGGATGTATATGTTTCCAGGGGGGAAGAGATGATTAACTATTGTCTACAAACCTGTCTACAAACCTACATAAGCGTATCTCTTAGAAAAGGTTACCTCATCTAATTCATTCTCCATTTATGCTCACACCCATCCTCACTGACATACCAACAAATAATCAAGAAGCATTTTCATGcatcaacggttgagattaattcaTACATCCAATGAAGCACTTCAAAATTACAGGATCTTCATTCGATTAAAcaatttgcttttgttttgagTTTTGATCTTCAGTGTCTTGCCACAATTGTCATTTTCTCCCTTCCTCTGTTGAGCCTTTCATCAGTGACATGTACTATTGGCGAAAAGGGCAACAATGTGTTCACCTTCAGGTTTCATTACATGtcctgttgttttcttttcttgcatgcATATGTCCACGCGAGCATGCGCGCACGCACGAGAATGTTAAAGGTAATTCACTTGGGTTTTCTACCGCGGCTTACCTACTCTTGAGACGGTCTGCTCGGGTTTATATGCCAAAACAGGCTTTCCTCGTCGTCGATAAAAGGGGTTAAAGCTAATGCGTCATGCTAATCTAGGGACTTCAATTAAGGTTTTCTCGTCGGCCTGAAGGCTACCATTAAGATGACAGAGATTTGACAACATTTTGGTCTTCCCCTTGTAGCAAGGTGTTTGACTTGGGACATGTGAAAATTGGAAACATAAGCAAATTATCGACCTGTTAAAACAAAGAACATGGAAGCAATCTCTTAAAAAGATGGCGTCTGATTATGGAACATTCACTTGCAAAAagtaaagttcttttttttttgtgtgtgcacTTTATGCTGATTACCACCGAGTGATCTAAAGCGCGGTTTGCAAGCTGAGAGCTCTCGATTCACCAATCTACAGTTGGTTTTTAAGAAATCTTGATTAATCAGTGAAAGACAAGTTTCATCCCTGATCTTAAGGAGTTCACTTACATCTCGGTGACGGGCTCGTCCAGTAAGCAATGGTTAAGCAGCTAATGATGCATCGTTTGAACATGCTCATACAAGTAATCTACATTTTTGTCAATGCTACCCTttcaattagccaaaaaaaaaaaaaaaaaaaaaaataggaactcTTAGTCAATTTACTCCTCATTATGACTGAATCACCAAAGTATCAATGAAGAATGATGCACCGTAATATCGAGATGATAAatcaaatcaacttttggaTTTAGGTGTATACCTCATCTCGAGTTCTCCACTCACCTATTATTGACGGGCTCGTCCACTAAGCAATGGTTTAAGCAACCAATGACGCATCGTTTGAACATGCTCATACAAGTAATCTACATTTTTGTCAATGCTACCTTTTTAgttagcccaaaaaaaaaaaaatgactcttAGTCAATTTACTCCTCATTATGACTGAATTATCAAAATATCAATGAGGAATGATGTATCGTAATATCAAGATGATAAATCAAATCAATTGGTTGAGAGAATCACATCCCAACATCTTGATAGCTactttcaaattgatgcaattaatcTATAAATCGAACCTACTTTGAAATGGCCCAGTGACAAAAATTTAGGGGTGGGGACATAGTTTGGGCATTCAAGGGACATCTTTCCCACCCGTTGACTTCAGTAAGCTGACTAAAAGTTCGGGCATCTTCATATATAGTTGACTTGGAAGTGGTGAAAGGATTATGGACTTTTTTAGTCCTTTCAACATGCTTTAgggttatttcttttttgttggttttagGATTTTCTCAATCACTTAGCTAAGATATGGCATCGCTCTTAGTTTCTTGCTTAATACTAGCAGGCAAGACGGGCCGATTGAAGTTATGGTTCATAGCAAAATCCCGAAGCAGAACAATAACGAAGATTCTAGTGGAGTAGAACAAAGGATGTCCAGTCAAGAGCACCGTCAGTCCTATATAATTCAAGGGTACAAGCGCCCTGGCCACTTGGAAACAAACGAAGATAGGACTAAACCAATATAGCCCAGCAAATTGACTAGATTTgcatggtttcatttcttccaGTTTCTCTAAGCAAAATTAGCTTTCAGCATACATTCTTGAAGGGGCCACTCAAATTCATTCTTTAACATTGTCGATGCATATACTGCATCAAGATCCCCGAGTTCACTTAGTGGTAGCGTGTTGCCTGAGTTGACTAAGGAAAACATGCGAACCTGTTAGTATTCCTACAGTCACGTAAACAACAAATCAGCAGCCAAGTCTCGATTTCAACTTGTTTCAGTTGTAGAAGCCGAACTTTACCATGACTACTCAGGCCTGTCCAGTAGCGATGCTGAGCGGAGGGACCAGAGGTGAAGGGTGAGCGAGGTTGTAGGCAACATCGACTATGGTAAAAGTGTTTGGATGGTTTTGCAGTTGTTGCCACGGCACGATGACAATGAAAGATAGTGATTTTATGGTGCTGTTAAAGGGTGGAGTGGTAATCGTGTAGGCAATTAGCATTAGTCTCAGTTTCATATTTTGGGAAAATCAACAGAGATTGCTTCTAAAATTTATGTAGCTACACAGGAAAGGGACGTGGGCTTAAAACACATAACATGATCAGAAAGGCATATCAGATTGATTCTTTTTGCCGTAAAGCATGAAGAAGCTACATCAACTATTGACCATTCACTGCAAAAAGAGATGTTTAAATAGGAGTGTTTATCATTACACCTTACAGAGGCCCATGATAAAACATGCCCCAATGCCTGACATTCGCTTTTACGCAATCTCTATTCAACCACTGCCAATAGATCACCGGCTTTGACAAAGCAATGTCTGGCATCTCCTCCCAGATCCACCTGAGAAAATCACAGCAAATTCATCTCTTCGATCGCATGAGTGTTGATAACACCAAGAGATTCATTAACATGAAAGctttcaaacaaaaataaatgttgCATGTCATAGGAGCTAATTTTTGGGAGGTGCAAGGTATGCTTTAATTTCATTTGCTTAACATCATCTACCCAGCATCAAAACCGTTTCGTCTACACTACTTGAAGAGAGGACTTGAAGATCCTCCAGTGTCATTCCTCAACGACCAGCTATCAGTAATTCTAGAGAGATTCATGGAAAAATCATTGCATGATGATAGCATCCAGCTGAATATATTGTTTAGGGAAAGGAACCAACAATTTCCCTATCCAGAGACCTCTCCCTTCTGCATAGCAGAACCTCATTACGCCAACTCTCAGAGTAGATTTATCGAGGATGGATTAGAGAGAAAGGTATACTGAAAATTTCTAGAGGAACAAGTTCCTAGTCATTCAGAGTTTTCTTCAGCAGTCCAGGCAAGCTAAATTATCCATCACGTAAAGCAGTCAAAGCAGATTAAAGAATTGATAGAGTGTTTTGAATAATGACAAATCTCCACTAAAGAACTTGATGCAGCAAAAGGTACATCTAACATTATTGGAAGGCAGGGTCATATTTGATAATCACAGAAGGAATGTAGATGGAAAGATGCCTTCACGAAGAATCTTAAAGAGAACCAGCATACCTCGTAGGCACTTACGTCCGAGAAAAGCACCTACCACATAAAAACATTTCTTCAGTTGGGAATATATTATTCTTTTTGGGCCGTAAAAAGAGACTCATCTAATCAACTACAATGTAATACAGTTACAAGTATGCATCCCATTAAAGCTACAGCTAAACAAGCATAAATTAGAAAGACAACTCATACTCACCAGCACAGGGAGGTTTTCTAAATATAAAtaccaagaaaacaaaaaccccaaagaGCCCAAAAGCAAACACGAAACTCTATCTCCCTCTCTTGGAACCAAAAGAAATCCTG
The sequence above is drawn from the Rhodamnia argentea isolate NSW1041297 chromosome 9, ASM2092103v1, whole genome shotgun sequence genome and encodes:
- the LOC115726571 gene encoding lysine-specific demethylase JMJ25-like encodes the protein MKWIDELKQKHRKQDQRDSIEVCQDLKKTIDNTTYSNNLVCRADERCDTNGHVTLEGRIPLSAANMVKTGEGEASPKDMNGTYGTSRTSGNVLDAAEGGAIWDIFRREDVPKLQVYLKKHFREFRHTHCCPMPQVTHPIHDQTFYLSREHLRKLKEEFGIEPWTFVQKLGDAVFIPAGCPHQVRNVKSCIKVALDFVSAENVGDGIRLTEEFRLLPKNHRAKEDKLEIKKMMIYAVKQAVECLENVGP